In the Brevundimonas sp. LM2 genome, ACGGCAAGGTTCCCGCGCTGGTCCACAACGGGGCCTTGATCACGGAGTCGGCTGCGGTCGCCCTGTATCTGACCGGGCTGCACCCGGAGGCCGGGCTGGGCTTTGAACCGACGTCGCCGCAGCAGGGTCCCCTGCTGACCTGGATCTGCTGGGCGGCGGGCGAGATGGAGCCGGCGATGTGGGGCAAGATCACCGGGGCGACCGAGGCGGATTCTCATGCGCGGGATCGCTATGACGCGGCCATGGCCCGCATCCTGGAGGCCCTGTGGGTCGGACCCTGGCTGATGGGCGACCGGTTCACCGTGGCCGACGTGCTGATCGGCGCGTCCCTGGGGTGGGGCCGCGAGCATCTGCCGGACAGTCCGCTGATCGACGCCTATTTAACGCGGATCCAGGCGCGGCCCGCGCACCAGCGGGCGATGGGGCGCGACGGTGCCCTCGGCAGCCAGCAGGCCGCCTGATCCGGGTTACGCCGCGTCG is a window encoding:
- a CDS encoding glutathione S-transferase family protein codes for the protein MLTLYHAPQSRSSRLVWLVEELGADVRIAYCDIRRRDGTGAADPTNPHPDGKVPALVHNGALITESAAVALYLTGLHPEAGLGFEPTSPQQGPLLTWICWAAGEMEPAMWGKITGATEADSHARDRYDAAMARILEALWVGPWLMGDRFTVADVLIGASLGWGREHLPDSPLIDAYLTRIQARPAHQRAMGRDGALGSQQAA